A window from Nitrospira sp. ND1 encodes these proteins:
- a CDS encoding zonular occludens toxin domain-containing protein gives MIELYEGVPGSGKSYHAICEKFLPWVKQGRRLYIAVDGIYLDRLSLFTGIDLDTLEQQITLWKDSVEVLQAFPHVEPGSAVIIDEAQTVFRSMQKVEPGLLRWLETHRHYGVDILLMSQDFRQMSQGVTRLIEATVKFRKLAFVGLSKKYQGKVRGNPEDNEVIRAFVGTYSPAIYAYYSSYASAAIREEKRSHTVFKSARVAIGIAAGLFAIGLMFWRPWSSLSSTKGMPAAVVSGAPSLPPLPSPSAPGSLLNPFGASVSSTASPQPPKRTVRILGGAGMSQNRQGWRYLLDSGEILTAAQITGRYGVSVSEVYEDGSMRLIGEGVFYGPAGD, from the coding sequence ATGATCGAACTGTATGAAGGCGTCCCAGGATCGGGCAAGTCCTATCATGCGATCTGCGAGAAGTTCCTGCCCTGGGTGAAGCAAGGCCGACGGCTCTATATCGCCGTGGATGGCATCTATCTGGACCGGTTGTCGCTCTTCACCGGCATCGACCTCGACACCCTCGAACAGCAGATCACGCTCTGGAAGGACTCCGTCGAAGTCCTCCAGGCCTTTCCCCATGTTGAGCCCGGCTCAGCGGTGATTATCGACGAAGCCCAGACCGTCTTTCGGTCCATGCAGAAGGTCGAACCGGGGCTCCTCCGCTGGCTCGAAACCCATCGGCACTATGGCGTGGATATTCTGCTCATGAGCCAGGATTTTCGCCAGATGTCCCAAGGCGTCACACGACTCATCGAAGCGACGGTGAAGTTTCGGAAGCTGGCCTTTGTCGGTCTATCCAAGAAGTATCAGGGCAAGGTGCGCGGGAACCCCGAAGACAATGAGGTCATCCGGGCCTTTGTCGGGACCTACTCGCCCGCCATCTATGCCTACTACTCCAGTTATGCCTCGGCGGCGATTCGAGAAGAGAAACGCAGCCATACGGTCTTCAAATCGGCACGGGTGGCCATTGGCATCGCTGCGGGCTTGTTTGCCATTGGCCTCATGTTCTGGCGTCCGTGGTCGTCGCTGAGCAGCACCAAAGGAATGCCGGCAGCTGTCGTGAGTGGCGCTCCGAGCTTGCCTCCGCTTCCATCTCCATCGGCGCCGGGCAGTCTGCTGAATCCGTTTGGTGCGTCTGTCTCATCGACAGCGAGCCCACAACCTCCTAAGCGCACCGTGCGCATCCTCGGAGGGGCCGGAATGAGTCAGAACCGTCAAGGCTGGCGCTATCTCTTGGACAGCGGCGAGATCCTGACGGCCGCGCAGATTACTGGACGGTATGGGGTCTCGGTCTCGGAAGTCTATGAGGACGGCTCGATGCGGCTCATCGGTGAAGGAGTGTTCTATGGACCTGCCGGCGATTGA
- a CDS encoding JAB domain-containing protein, protein MSVDSTLGSSNGGRPLSPVRKYGVPRYRVTLVREGRAIPAAELVHTSEGAAAILRPLFAHLDREQFLICGLDAKHRLIGINVVSTGSLNLTIVHPREVFKPLILMNAGAWICAHNHPSGDSSPSPEDRVLTKRLREAAELFGIPLLDHLILAEERYYSFADQGWLGA, encoded by the coding sequence ATGTCCGTTGACAGTACTCTCGGTTCCTCGAACGGTGGACGGCCACTGAGCCCAGTTCGGAAATACGGGGTCCCTCGGTACCGCGTGACCCTCGTGCGCGAGGGCCGTGCCATTCCGGCAGCGGAATTGGTCCATACGTCGGAAGGCGCCGCCGCGATCCTCCGGCCGTTGTTTGCGCATCTGGACCGGGAGCAGTTCTTGATCTGCGGTCTCGATGCGAAGCATCGGCTCATCGGAATTAATGTGGTCTCCACCGGTTCGCTGAACCTGACCATTGTCCATCCCCGTGAAGTCTTCAAGCCGCTGATCCTCATGAATGCCGGGGCCTGGATATGCGCGCATAATCACCCCTCTGGCGATAGCTCGCCCAGCCCGGAAGATCGTGTCCTGACCAAACGGCTGCGGGAGGCTGCCGAGTTGTTCGGCATTCCGCTGCTGGACCATCTCATCCTCGCCGAAGAACGCTACTACAGCTTCGCCGACCAGGGGTGGCTCGGCGCTTAG
- a CDS encoding recombinase family protein: protein MIAAIYARKSTEQVGFNDEEKSVTRQIEHATEFAVRKGWTVAQEHIYSDDGISGAEFLKRQGFLRLMNALKPRPAFQVLIMSEESRLGREAIQSSYAFKQIIDSGVRIFFYLTDQERKLDNALDKVMLSLTNFSAEMEREKASQRTYDAMLRKAKALHVTGNKVFGYDNVPVYSSQANNDGTPHRQHVVRRINTEQAKTVVRIFEMYASGFGLASIAKALNEDRVPPPHGGNLGWCPTALRDILQRDLYRGMVLWNRTQAIQLGGTRKQRKRPQSEWLRIDAPELRIISSMLWEQVEQRRTQNRNAYLRGEGGRLISRPTGEDHRSSYLLSSIAKCVVCGGSIVAIKRTAKQRYDRTVYRCAYHHKRGHTVCSNNVEVRQDILDSAILHAINNMLDDQVLEASVAEALERIRKEQKNLPDERIIVERELSLIETRLHHLVEHIANGKATDAIDASLRQEEARKKTLLGELTRLDQLAQMAYVNEKQLVKELRTRLGDIPGLLTRQVPLARQMLRKLLDGHISCEPVEEGGKRGYRFTATGTFDRLLTGVKVINQSGGGQGS from the coding sequence ATGATTGCGGCAATCTACGCCAGGAAATCCACGGAACAGGTCGGATTTAACGATGAGGAGAAATCGGTTACTCGGCAGATTGAGCACGCAACGGAGTTTGCCGTCCGAAAGGGTTGGACGGTTGCGCAGGAACATATCTATTCTGATGACGGCATATCCGGCGCAGAATTCCTCAAGCGGCAGGGCTTCCTACGATTGATGAATGCGCTTAAGCCTCGTCCAGCGTTCCAAGTGCTGATCATGAGCGAAGAGTCTCGATTGGGCCGTGAGGCTATCCAATCGAGCTATGCCTTCAAGCAAATCATCGATAGCGGCGTGCGGATATTCTTCTATCTTACTGACCAGGAGCGAAAGCTTGATAATGCCCTCGACAAGGTGATGCTTAGCCTGACGAACTTCTCGGCAGAAATGGAGCGAGAAAAAGCGAGCCAGCGTACCTATGATGCCATGCTCCGAAAAGCCAAAGCTCTCCACGTCACGGGCAACAAGGTTTTCGGCTACGATAACGTCCCCGTCTACAGCAGCCAAGCGAACAACGATGGTACCCCGCACCGACAGCACGTTGTTAGAAGGATCAATACCGAACAAGCTAAAACAGTCGTGCGAATATTCGAAATGTACGCATCAGGCTTTGGTCTGGCAAGCATCGCTAAGGCGTTAAACGAGGATCGCGTCCCGCCTCCTCACGGTGGGAATCTGGGCTGGTGCCCAACAGCTCTTCGGGACATCCTCCAACGTGACCTTTATCGAGGTATGGTCCTTTGGAATAGGACCCAAGCAATTCAACTCGGCGGAACGCGGAAGCAACGAAAGCGTCCTCAATCGGAATGGCTTCGTATCGACGCACCAGAATTGAGGATCATCTCCTCCATGCTGTGGGAGCAGGTTGAACAGCGTAGAACACAAAATAGGAATGCCTATCTGCGCGGGGAAGGTGGTCGCCTCATTTCACGACCTACGGGCGAAGATCACCGGTCTTCCTATCTACTCAGCAGCATTGCAAAATGCGTCGTATGTGGTGGTTCGATCGTGGCAATAAAGCGAACTGCGAAACAACGTTATGACCGCACCGTGTATCGTTGTGCCTACCACCACAAACGAGGTCATACCGTCTGCAGTAACAACGTGGAAGTCCGCCAAGATATTCTCGACTCAGCCATCCTGCACGCTATAAACAACATGCTAGACGATCAGGTCCTGGAAGCCTCTGTTGCGGAGGCCTTGGAGCGGATTAGAAAAGAACAAAAAAACCTACCTGACGAGCGCATCATTGTTGAACGGGAACTTTCTTTGATTGAAACACGGCTGCATCACCTAGTCGAACATATAGCGAATGGCAAGGCAACAGATGCCATTGACGCATCACTCCGCCAGGAGGAGGCTAGGAAGAAGACGTTGTTAGGGGAATTGACGAGGCTGGACCAGCTTGCTCAAATGGCGTATGTGAACGAGAAACAGCTCGTCAAGGAATTGAGAACCCGCTTAGGAGATATCCCTGGTTTGCTCACCCGACAGGTTCCGCTCGCCCGCCAGATGCTCAGGAAACTGCTTGACGGTCACATTTCATGCGAGCCCGTCGAGGAGGGTGGGAAGCGAGGCTATCGATTCACTGCCACGGGAACATTCGACCGTTTACTGACTGGCGTGAAGGTTATCAATCAAAGTGGTGGAGGGCAGGGGAGTTGA
- the purN gene encoding phosphoribosylglycinamide formyltransferase, which translates to MSGKSPRLVRLGVLVSGRGSNLQAIIDAIEAGTLSAEVAVVLSNKQNAGGLERARKHGAPAVWLDPKPYAGRPDSREAFDKAVLEVLQKHEVDLVLLAGYMKIVTAVLVSAYENRMMNIHPSLLPSFPGLDVQKKAIDHGCKIAGCTVHFVTEGVDEGPIIIQAAVPILEGDTPDTLAARILEQEHRIYPRAIQLYAEDKLRVEGRRVSVADAGPVVTGFYNPG; encoded by the coding sequence ATGTCGGGTAAATCACCGCGCCTGGTGCGCCTCGGCGTATTGGTTTCCGGCCGAGGTTCGAATCTTCAAGCGATCATCGACGCGATTGAGGCGGGGACGTTGTCGGCCGAGGTCGCGGTCGTGCTCAGCAATAAGCAGAATGCCGGCGGGCTGGAGCGGGCGCGAAAGCATGGCGCGCCCGCCGTGTGGCTGGATCCGAAGCCGTATGCAGGCCGTCCGGACAGTCGCGAGGCTTTCGATAAGGCGGTCCTTGAGGTGCTGCAGAAGCACGAAGTGGATCTCGTGCTCCTGGCCGGGTACATGAAAATCGTGACGGCGGTGCTGGTCTCGGCCTATGAGAATCGGATGATGAACATTCATCCGTCCCTGCTTCCGTCGTTCCCTGGTCTGGATGTGCAGAAAAAAGCCATCGACCACGGGTGCAAAATCGCCGGTTGCACCGTGCACTTTGTGACCGAAGGGGTCGACGAAGGTCCGATCATCATCCAGGCGGCCGTGCCGATCCTGGAAGGAGATACGCCGGATACCCTGGCTGCCCGCATACTGGAGCAGGAACACCGGATCTATCCTCGCGCGATTCAACTCTACGCGGAAGATAAGCTGCGGGTGGAGGGACGGCGGGTATCGGTGGCGGACGCAGGACCAGTGGTGACGGGATTTTACAACCCCGGATAA